A stretch of Argiope bruennichi chromosome 10, qqArgBrue1.1, whole genome shotgun sequence DNA encodes these proteins:
- the LOC129987752 gene encoding urease accessory protein UreE-like: MQRVVISLIVATLLVVVSCERQNNHQHQHHHHHHHCPPPKPCVCNGTVVTPVTTPSQPDGVSPAANQVATSSSEESSEEHGSGHHQGHDHGQGHGHDHGQGHGHDHGQGHGHDHGHDHGHDHAGHDHGQGGGHGHHHHRCPPPPPCECPQE; the protein is encoded by the coding sequence ATGCAGAGAGTAGTAATAAGTTTGATTGTTGCGACTTTACTAGTGGTGGTGTCTTGTGAAAGACAAAACAACCACCAACATCAACATCATCACCACCACCACCATTGTCCTCCACCAAAACCTTGTGTTTGCAATGGGACTGTTGTGACTCCTGTAACAACACCATCTCAGCCCGATGGAGTTTCACCAGCTGCCAATCAAGTGGCCACTTCATCATCGGAAGAATCGAGTGAGGAACATGGATCTGGACACCATCAGGGACATGATCATGGACAAGGACATGGACACGACCATGGGCAAGGCCACGGACACGACCATGGGCAAGGCCACGGACACGACCATGGGCATGATCATGGCCACGACCATGCTGGTCATGATCACGGACAAGGAGGTGGACATGGCCATCATCATCATCGATGTCCCCCACCACCACCTTGCGAATGCCCTCAAGAATAA